From the genome of Spinacia oleracea cultivar Varoflay chromosome 2, BTI_SOV_V1, whole genome shotgun sequence, one region includes:
- the LOC110791988 gene encoding protein BEARSKIN2-like, giving the protein MGSPASNGGVPPGFRFHPTDEELLHYYLKKKISFQKFDMEVIREVDLNKMEPWELQERCRIGSTPQNEWYFFSHKDRKYPTGSRTNRATNAGFWKATGRDKCIRNTFKKIGMRKTLVFYRGRAPHGQKTDWIMHEYRLEDTHDPQANGEDGWVICRVFKKKNLFKIGGDQIGGGGTTTSATSDQLLCNPSGSSNGNQSRLFIPRDHTNNNSHSQYPHHLLLRNDPQTTSTFDLYMNKPDLGLHSYPHSHQIGPLHPPPDQYPTHHLYQAPTDCDGGGGGGGGGGVPTALEVTVCEPSDPHHHHHHQAGINEWAMLDRVIGHQQDDHPDTTANNDLTSTVLEMNQQQQQQQQQHQQLSLRGEMDFWGYAK; this is encoded by the exons ATGGGATCTCCGGCGAGCAACGGCGGCGTGCCGCCTGGTTTTAGGTTTCATCCAACTGATGAAGAGTTGTTGCACTATTACCTTAAGAAGAAAATCAGCTTTCAGAAGTTTGATATGGAAGTTATTCGAGAGGTTGATTTGAACAAGATGGAGCCTTGGGAACTTCAAG AGAGGTGTAGGATAGGATCAACTCCACAGAATGAATGGTATTTCTTCAGCCACAAGGATAGGAAATACCCAACAGGATCAAGAACTAACCGAGCAACCAATGCTGGGTTTTGGAAAGCCACTGGGAGAGATAAATGCATCCGAAATACCTTCAAGAAGATTGGTATGCGCAAAACACTTGTTTTCTATCGTGGTAGAGCTCCTCATGGTCAGAAAACTGATTGGATTATGCATGAGTATCGCTTGGAAGATACTCATGACCCTCAAGCTAATGGT GAAGATGGATGGGTTATATGTAGAGTGTTCAAGAAGAAAAACTTGTTCAAGATTGGAGGTGATCAAATAGGAGGAGGAGGTACAACAACAAGCGCAACCTCTGATCAGCTACTATGCAACCCTAGCGGATCAAGCAACGGCAACCAATCACGTCTCTTCATTCCTAGAGATCACACCAACAATAATTCCCATTCCCAATACCCACATCATCTCTTACTACGCAATGATCCTCAAACAACCTCCACCTTTGATCTATACATGAATAAGCCTGATCTAGGGCTCCACAGCTACCCTCACTCACACCAGATTGGACCCCTACATCCTCCTCCTGACCAGTATCCTACACATCATCTCTATCAAGCACCCACCGATTGCgatggcggtggtggtggtggtggcggtggtggtgttCCCACTGCTTTAGAGGTAACCGTGTGTGAGCCGTCtgatcctcatcatcatcatcatcatcaggcCGGGATCAACGAGTGGGCGATGCTTGACCGCGTTATAGGACATCAGCAGGATGACCATCCTGATACTACTGCTAATAATGACTTGACCTCTACGGTACTCGAAATGaatcagcaacaacaacaacaacaacaacaacatcagcaGCTTTCTTTACGCGGGGAAATGGATTTCTGGGGATATGCCAAGTGA
- the LOC130468038 gene encoding uncharacterized protein: MPPPKNLLHFMPLPGQKLKSVVVAEPPPVDQPLIEEDIIPSPLKPSAALGIEIQDITEVMEAIEADFVPGSDVPEVAGEKKESADLPFEREKSPDKEMIDLSGPEAAVPEVQKEVPSAGEEEQPEQGLTRKRRHSTLGSTSTSALDRLIHADPCSDVPLKRIPEEVREAMARYARAPILGEDPLAHVGSLVGPEAARENLLRANPQWRVPGAEERNPAMMAQYYLNEAVFWSSFASECSSVEEKQLRKYREAYARDIPILDQKAGQLLSELTELKQLYLHYSREARESAEKIGTEVGQLIFRVEEDAEKIASFAEEKKDMAAKFASELEEKDRLFQEMKSKFEAADKEHKEAELRLHHFVQHRELIQQQADKVPVLRLKLREKDDYIRKLEQERVNLYTADQCREQYWNGILGARRMFAKHMPHFPWNEKVPLWMQAEDHLVECQADRDEAEAERQAALAEARAQKATSEGDTTAGGSSKDAPLGAAPETPKS, translated from the exons atgcctcctcctaagaatcttcttcacttcatgcccttgccagggcagaagttaaagagtgtggtggttgctgaaccgccgcccgtggatcagccgctgatcgaggaagatatcatccCTTCTCCCCTTAAACCATCTGCTGCTTTGGGGATCgaaatccaggatatcaccgaggtgatggaggcgattgaagccgattttgttcctggttcggatgtccctgaggtagctggggagaagaaggagtctgctgatcttcccttcgagagggagaagagtccagacaaggagatgatagatctctcgggccccgaagctgcggtccccgaggttcagaaggaggttccctctgctggagaggaggagcagcccgagcaaggtttgacgaggaagaggcgccactcaactttgggttctacttctacctcggccctggataggctgatccatgctgatccctgttcggatgttccgctaaaacggatccccgaagaagtaagggaggcgatggctcgatatgccagggctccgattttgggagaggaccccttggctcacgtgggatccttggtgggccccgaggctgctcgggagaatctgcttcgtgctaacccgcagtggagggttcctggtgccgaagagaggaatccggctatgatggcccagtactatctgaacgag gctgttttctggtcttcgttcgcttccgagtgtagctcggttgaggagaaacaactgaggaaatatcgtgaggcttatgctcgtgatattcccattttggaccagaaggctgggcaactcctctccgagcttacggaactcaagcagctgtaccttcactatagtcgcgaggctagagaatctgctgagaagatcgggaccgaggttggccagctcatcttccgagttgaagaggatgctgagaagatcgcttcctttgctgaggaaaagaaggatatggccgctaagttcgctagcgaacttgaGGAAAAAGATAGACTCTTCCAGGAGATGAAGTCTAAATTTGAAGCGGCCGACAAGGAGCATAAAGAGGCGGAGTTAAGGCTCCACCATTTTGTCCAGCATCGGGAGCTGATCCAGCAGCAAGCTGATAAGGTGCCTGTCCTTCGACTGAagcttcgggaaaaggatgactATATTCGGAAGCTGGAGCAGGAGCGAGTcaacctctacactgctgatcagtgtagagagcagtactggaacggcatcctgggtgctcggcgcatgtttgcgaagcacatgcctcacttcccttggaacgagaaagttcctctatggatgcaggccgaggaccacttggtggaatgccaagctgatcgagatgaagctgaagctgagcgccaagctgctcttgcagaggctcgggcccagaaggcaacttccgaaggtgataccactgctgggggttcttcgaaggatgctcccctaggggccgctcctgagactcccaagagttag
- the LOC110791999 gene encoding monooxygenase 1 codes for MAVAEEIDIVIVGGGICGLATALALHRKGIKSLVLERCDTLRATGSAIGIFTNGWFALHQLGLDSSLRPTAIPLQGGVEVWADTGVERKFSMGEVEGRCIRRSDLLEALANALPSETIRFGCQVVSLNVERSTSYAILELHDGSLIKAKVLIGCDGTNSVIANYIGLKPTRLFSTCSIRGLTVYPNGHGFAAEFLRIRKDKNSFGIIPIDEKTVYWFVALQWIQKDVEMPKDPASIRLTTLDAAAGLSRDIVEMIEKSDLTSLSLTRLRYRAPWNLVSGNFRRETVTVAGDAWHVMGPFLGQGGSAALEDAVVLARCLSKKVSIADINGSIMHLSAQKAMEALDEYLKERRQRVVLLSTQTYLTGLLLVEDPSFLLRFFCIIMLFVFFRDQLNHTRYNCGEL; via the exons ATGGCGGTGGCAGAAGAGATAGATATAGTGATTGTTGGTGGAGGAATTTGCGGTTTAGCTACTGCTCTTGCTCTTCACAG GAAAGGTATTAAGAGTTTGGTGTTGGAGAGGTGTGATACCCTTCGAGCTACAGGGAGTGCTATTGGTATTTTCACTAATGGCTGGTTTGCCCTCCACCAGCTTGGTCTTGACTCCAGTCTTCGACCAACTGCTATTCCACTTCAAGG GGGAGTTGAAGTTTGGGCCGATACTGGTGTGGAACGGAAATTTTCTATGGG TGAAGTGGAGGGTCGTTGCATTAGAAGAAGTGATCTCTTAGAAGCGCTAGCAAATGCACTACCATCGGAGACAATACGTTTCGGCTGCCAAGTTGTATCTTTGAATGTGGAGAGATCAACTTCATATGCAATTCTTGAACTCCATGACGGGAGCTTGATCAAGGCAAAG GTGTTAATTGGCTGTGATGGAACGAACTCAGTCATTGCAAATTATATTGGCTTAAAGCCTACTCGACTTTTCTCTACATGTTCAATCAGAGGCTTGACGGTATATCCAAACGGTCATGGATTTGCTGCTGAGTTCTTGAGAATAAGAAAAGATAAGAATTCATTTGGAATAATTCCAATTGATGAAAAGACAGTCTACTGGTTTGTCGCTCTACAATGGATACAAAAAG ATGTCGAGATGCCAAAGGACCCTGCGTCCATTAGACTGACAACCTTAGACGCAGCAGCTGGTTTATCGAGAGATATTGTGGAGATGATAGAGAAGAGTGACTTAACCTCTTTGTCACTCACACGTTTGAGATATCGGGCCCCATGGAATTTAGTTTCTGGAAACTTCCGCAGAGAAACTGTAACAGTAGCTGGGGATGCATGGCATGTTATGGGTCCTTTCCTCGGGCAGGGTGGGTCTGCAGCTTTAGAAGATGCAGTTGTTCTTGCTAGATGTTTATCAAAGAAGGTAAGCATTGCTGATATTAACGGAAGTATAATGCATTTATCAGCACAGAAGGCTATGGAAGCTCTGGATGAATATTTGAAGGAAAGGAGGCAGCGAGTAGTACTCTTATCAACCCAAACTTACCTCACAGGTTTATTGTTAGTTGAAGATCCCTCTTTTCTGTTGAGATTCTTCTGCATCATCATGCTGTTTGTTTTTTTCCGGGACCAACTAAATCACACAAGATATAATTGCGGTGAACTCTAA
- the LOC130467662 gene encoding uncharacterized protein, which produces MEEQLKNLEKRIEEQNEKLEDQNRKMDQKFDELLKVMQSFKDSSDSHSTGSHNDRNPHSRTLGMNPKLSFPKFDGSNPRIWVKKCCKYFDLCKIAEDQRVDLASLNMVEKAGGWVMNYLSVRKHMMVEWNDFVADLYARFRDNSALNVVETFNKLQQLSTIEEYIDEFENLRSIMLMNNHILPDSYMLESFIGGLKPAVKPFVKAFKPNTIAEAIDLARLQEENLEAFTHKTQKTPIYNPKPLQAVPLLPNHKPPLLPTPVTKPNTSLTLTKYPQQRTRNFRYIPADVRQEKIAKGLCYYCDSPYDRNYKCQFREPQLFTVEIPGDQIEELSDSEDQELIEKEMSEPQISVSALAGSQGFSTMRVRGLVKGKSLQILVDSGSTHNFVDLEFAKKLGCKLDKIPAQVITVADGNHLACQHSCHGFTWTMQGVTFVTDVLLIPLGSCDMVLGIQWLSLLGPISWDFNKLRMEFCLDGKQIMLKGLPTKKLKVVEGEPSAKLFSTAAQLCLMQVVDQTCLVTEIQQEKQEYEELNELKLTYSMVFEEPNDLPPVRGVFDHSIPLTPGTTPVNIRPYRYPLKQRDVIEQLVQEMLDRGIIQPSSSPFASPVVLVGKKDGTWRLCVDYRELNSKTIKNKFPIPIIDELIDELSGATVFNKLDLRAGYHQMRVKEDDVYKTAFKTHTGHYEFLVMPFGLTNAPASFQNWMNQVFKPLLRKCVLVFFDDILVYSKSLEDHWMHLTMVFDIMKANQMYAKLSKCIFATKKVEYLGHFISENGVHTDPQKIAAVNSWPVPSTVKELRGFLGLAGYYRKFVKGYAVISKPLTEQLKKNSFLWNDQAQNAFETLKLALVTAPVLAVPNFDKQFIVETDASKTGIGAVLMQEGHPLAFISRALGPKWQKLSVYEKELLAIVFAVQKWSSISWEIISLLRQIKRA; this is translated from the coding sequence ATGGAAGAACAACTGAAAAACCTGGAGAAAAGGATCGAAGAGCAGAATGAAAAGCTTGAAGATCAAAACAGAAAGATGGATCAGAAATTTGATGAACTTTTGAAGGTGATGCAGTCATTCAAGGATTCATCTGATTCTCACTCTACAGGCAGTCACAATGATAGAAATCCTCACAGCAGAACATTAGGTATGAACCCTAAGCTATCATTTCCTAAATTTGATGGTAGTAATCCTAGAATTTGGGTTAAAAAGTGCTGcaaatattttgatttgtgcAAAATTGCGGAGGATCAAAGGGTGGACTTAGCTTCACTGAATATGGTTGAAAAAGCTGGGGGATGGGTAATGAACTATCTGTCTGTTAGGAAACACATGATGGTAGAATGGAATGATTTTGTTGCTGATTTGTATGCTAGATTTAGGGACAATTCTGCCTTAAATGTGGTTGAAACCTTCAATAAACTGCAGCAACTCAGTACAATAGAGGagtatattgatgagtttgagaaTCTGAGATCTATCATGTTGATGAATAATCATATACTTCCTGATTCATATATGCTAGAGAGTTTTATTGGGGGATTAAAACCTGCTGTGAAGCCTTTTGTTAAAGCTTTCAAACCCAATACGATTGCTGAAGCCATTGATCTAGCTAGATTACAGGAAGAAAACCTTGAAGCATTCACCCACAAAACTCAGAAAACACCAATATACAACCCAAAACCATTACAAGCTGTTCCACTACTACCAAACCATAAACCACCACTGTTACCAACCCCTGTAACCAAGCCAAACACAAGCCTAACCCTCACAAAATACCCTCAACAAAGAACAAGAAATTTCAGATATATACCTGCTGATGTAAGGCAAGAAAAAATTGCAAAGGGTTTGTGTTACTACTGTGACTCACCCTATGATAGGAACTACAAATGCCAATTTAGGGAACCCCAGCTGTTCACTGTTGAAATTCCAGGTGATCAGATTGAGGAGCTTAGTGATTCAGAAGATCAGGAGTTGATTGAAAAGGAAATGAGTGAACCCCAAATCTCTGTGAGTGCTTTGGCAGGTAGTCAAGGGTTCAGTACTATGAGAGTAAGGGGATTGGTGAAAGGGAAATCACTACAAATCTTGGTAGATTCTGGGAGTACACACAATTTTGTGGATCTAGAATTTGCCAAAAAGCTGGGATGTAAATTAGACAAAATTCCAGCTCAAGTCATTACAGTGGCTGATGGGAATCACCTTGCTTGCCAACACAGTTGCCATGGGTTTACTTGGACAATGCAGGGGGTGACTTTTGTAACAGATGTGTTGTTGATTCCTCTTGGGAGCTGTGATATGGTTCTTGGAATACAATGGCTGAGCTTACTTGGTCCTATCAGTTGGGATTTCAACAAGCTGAGAATGGAATTCTGTTTAGATGGTAAGCAAATTATGCTTAAGGGATTACCCACTAAGAAATTGAAAGTGGTTGAGGGTGAGCCTTCTGCCAAACTCTTCTCTACAGCTGCACAGTTATGCTTAATGCAGGTGGTAGATCAGACATGTTTGGTCACAGAAATTCAACAGGAAAAACAGGAGTATGAGGAATTGAATGAACTCAAGTTAACTTACAGTATGGTGTTTGAAGAACCCAATGACTTGCCACCTGTAAGGGGAGTGTTTGATCACTCTATACCATTGACTCCTGGTACAACCCCTGTGAACATTAGACCTTACAGGTACCCTTTAAAACAAAGGGATGTCATTGAACAGCTTGTTCAGGAAATGCTGGATAGGGGGATTATCCAACCTAGTTCTAGTCCATTTGCATCACCAGTGGTGTTGGTGGGGAAAAAAGATGGTACCTGGAGATTGTGTGTAGATTACAGGGAGCTAAACAGcaaaacaatcaagaacaagttcCCAATTCCTATAATTGATGAACTAATTGATGAACTGTCAGGGGCAACAGTGTTCAACAAGCTTGATTTGAGGGCAGGATATCATCAGATGAGGGTCAAAGAGGATGATGTCTACAAAACAGCTTTTAAAACACACACAGGGCACTATGAATTCTTGGTCATGCCATTTGGGTTGACCAATGCTCCTGCTTCCTTTCAGAATTGGATGAACCAAGTCTTTAAACCTTTACTTAGGAAATgtgttttggtgttttttgATGATATACTGGTATACAGCAAATCATTAGAGGACCATTGGATGCACCTCACTATGGTTTTTGATATCATGAAGGCTAATCAGATGTATGCTAAGTTGAGTAAGTGCATTTTTGCCACTAAGAAAGTGGAGTATTTGGGCCATTTTATCTCTGAAAATGGAGTTCACACAGATCCACAGAAGATTGCTGCAGTAAACAGTTGGCCAGTACCTTCTACAGTTAAGGAACTTAGGGGATTTCTTGGTTTAGCTGGCTATTACAGGAAGTTTGTTAAAGGATATGCTGTCATCAGCAAGCCTCTCACTGAACAACTCAAAAAGAATAGTTTCCTGTGGAATGATCAAGCTCAGAATGCTTTTGAGACACTTAAGCTAGCATTAGTGACAGCACCAGTGTTAGCAGTTCCTAATTTTGACAAGCAATTTATTGTTGAAACAGATGCATCCAAAACAGGTATTGGAGCAGTATTGATGCAAGAGGGACACCCTTTGGCATTTATCAGTAGAGCTTTGGGCCCCAAGTGGCAGAAACTTTCAGTTTATGAAAAAGAACTTTTAGCCATTGTGTTTGCTGTACAAAAGTGGAGCAGTATCTCATGGGAAATCATTTCCTTATTAAGACAGATCAAAAGAGCTTGA